One Diceros bicornis minor isolate mBicDic1 chromosome 27, mDicBic1.mat.cur, whole genome shotgun sequence genomic region harbors:
- the GATD3 gene encoding glutamine amidotransferase-like class 1 domain-containing protein 3, mitochondrial isoform X1 — protein sequence MAAVRALVVPRLAAASAFPRLPGLRPLYPGAREPSPRAALHGSAPRPGARVALVLSGCGVYDGTELHEASAILVHLSRGGAEVQIFAPDMLQMHVIDHTKGQPSESETRNVLTESARIARGKISDLARLSAANHDAVIFPGGFGAAKNLSTFAVDGKDCKVNKDVERVLKEFHKAGKPIGLCCIAPVLAAKVLSGVEVTVGHEQEEGGKWPYAGTAEAIKALGAKHCVTGVTISFLSAGAACGAGAPLLWPCGAALRGQPLQPGIALLGRVRDGVIPS from the exons ATGGCGGCTGTCAGGGCGTTGGTGGTGCCCAGGCTGGCGGCGGCCTCCGCGTTCCCGCGGTTACCCGGCCTGCGGCCGCTGTACCCCGGCGCACGAGAGCCCTCCCCCCGCGCGGCTCTGCACGGCTCCGCGCCGCGCCCCGGGGCCAGGGTCGCGCTG GTGCTGTCGGGATGCGGGGTCTACGACGGGACGGAGCTCCACGAGGCCTCGGC GATCCTGGTCCACCTGAGCCGTGGCGGTGCCGAGGTCCAGATCTTTGCTCCTGACATGCTTCAGATGCACGTGATTGACCACACCAAGGGGCAGCCTTCTGAGAGCGAAACCAG GAACGTGCTGACTGAGTCGGCGAGGATTGCCCGCGGCAAGATCAGCGACCTGGCCCGGCTCAGTGCGGCCAACCATGACGCTGTCATCTTCCCCGGAGGATTTGGAGCCGCCAAAAACCT GAGCACATTCGCCGTGGACGGGAAGGATTGCAAAGTCAATAAAGACGTGGAGCGCGTCCTGAAGGAGTTCCACAAGGCTGGGAAGCCCATTGG CTTGTGCTGCATCGCTCCTGTCCTCGCGGCCAAAGTGCTCAGCGGCGTCGAGGTCACCGTGGGCCACGAGCAGGAAGAAGGCGGCAAGTGGCCGTACGCTGGGACTGCGGAGGCCATCAAGGCCCTGGGCGCCAAGCACTGTGTAACAGGAGTGACCATATCCTTTCTGTCAGCGGGGGCGGCGTGTGGCGCTGGGGCACCCCTCCTCTGGCCCTGTGGGGCTGCCCTGCGTGGGCAGCCTCTTCAACCAGGAATTGCGCTGCTGGGGCGTGTACGTGATGGG
- the GATD3 gene encoding glutamine amidotransferase-like class 1 domain-containing protein 3, mitochondrial isoform X3 codes for MAAVRALVVPRLAAASAFPRLPGLRPLYPGAREPSPRAALHGSAPRPGARVALVLSGCGVYDGTELHEASAILVHLSRGGAEVQIFAPDMLQMHVIDHTKGQPSESETRNVLTESARIARGKISDLARLSAANHDAVIFPGGFGAAKNLSTFAVDGKDCKVNKDVERVLKEFHKAGKPIGLCCIAPVLAAKVLSGVEVTVGHEQEEGGKWPYAGTAEAIKALGAKHCVTGVTDAHVDQKNKVVTTPAFMCETALHHIHDGIGAMVKKVLELARK; via the exons ATGGCGGCTGTCAGGGCGTTGGTGGTGCCCAGGCTGGCGGCGGCCTCCGCGTTCCCGCGGTTACCCGGCCTGCGGCCGCTGTACCCCGGCGCACGAGAGCCCTCCCCCCGCGCGGCTCTGCACGGCTCCGCGCCGCGCCCCGGGGCCAGGGTCGCGCTG GTGCTGTCGGGATGCGGGGTCTACGACGGGACGGAGCTCCACGAGGCCTCGGC GATCCTGGTCCACCTGAGCCGTGGCGGTGCCGAGGTCCAGATCTTTGCTCCTGACATGCTTCAGATGCACGTGATTGACCACACCAAGGGGCAGCCTTCTGAGAGCGAAACCAG GAACGTGCTGACTGAGTCGGCGAGGATTGCCCGCGGCAAGATCAGCGACCTGGCCCGGCTCAGTGCGGCCAACCATGACGCTGTCATCTTCCCCGGAGGATTTGGAGCCGCCAAAAACCT GAGCACATTCGCCGTGGACGGGAAGGATTGCAAAGTCAATAAAGACGTGGAGCGCGTCCTGAAGGAGTTCCACAAGGCTGGGAAGCCCATTGG CTTGTGCTGCATCGCTCCTGTCCTCGCGGCCAAAGTGCTCAGCGGCGTCGAGGTCACCGTGGGCCACGAGCAGGAAGAAGGCGGCAAGTGGCCGTACGCTGGGACTGCGGAGGCCATCAAGGCCCTGGGCGCCAAGCACTGTGTAACAGGAGTGACC GACGCTCACGTGGACCAGAAAAACAAGGTGGTCACGACCCCGGCCTTCATGTGCGAGACCGCACTCCACCACATCCACGATGGGATCGGGGCCATGGTGAAGAAGGTGCTGGAACTCGCCAGAAAATGA